The Mesotoga sp. UBA6090 region TATGAATCAGTTGTATGGACTGTATACTCCTGACGAAGGACAGATTTTTATAAATGGCAAGAGGACTGTAATCAATGAGCCAAAAGACGCTATTGATATGGGCATTGGTATGGTTCATCAGCATTTCATGCTTGTGGACAATCAGACTGTAGCTGAAAATGTAGTCCTCGGTTCGGAACCGAAGCGCGGTCCTATAAAACTCTTCATGGACACCGGAAAATCACGGAAAATCGTTGTGGAATTGTCAAAAAAGTTTGGATTGGCCGTTGACGTAGATTCGTATATCGAAGATATCCCAGTTGGAATGCAGCAGAGAGTTGAAATTCTGAAAATCCTCTACAGAGGCGCTGAGATTCTGATTTTCGATGAACCGACAGCCGTTCTCACTCCCCAGGAAACTGAAGAGCTTTTCAAGATACTCCGCGTACTTAAAGAAAATGGTAAGACTATCATCTTCATTACTCACAAACTGAACGAAGTAATGGCAATAACCGACAGAGTAACGGTAATGAGACTTGGTAAAGTTACTGGTCAAGTGAATACGAAAGATACCAACCCAAGACAGCTCGCCACCATGATGGTCGGAAGGGAAGTCCTTCTACGAGTGGAAAAGAAAGAGAAGCAGGCCGGCGAGACTGTACTCGAGGTAAGAGACCTCCATGTCAAAGACAACAGAAATCTATATACTGTTAACGGAGTCTCTTTTTCGGTTCGTCAAGGCGAAATCGTAGGAATCGCCGGTGTTGCAGGCAACGGTCAAACAGAGCTCATTGAGGCAATAACTGGTTTGAGGAAGGTTGAAAAAGGCAATGTCTTCCTCAACGGCAAGGATCTTACCAATCAAACCGCACTTGAGATTAGGGAGACAGGTTTGACTCATATTCCGGAGAACAGACTCAAACGAGGCATGGTAACTCAGTACCCCGTATTTTACAACCTTATTCTTGGCAAACAAGACGAAGAACCATTTTCTCAGGAGGGGTTTATCAACCTGAAAGCCGTGAAGGAGTTTTCCAGGGAAGTTGTGGATACCTTCGATGTCAGGCCAAAGAATATCAACATGCTTGCCGGAAACCTCTCAGGCGGGAATCAGCAAAAAGTAGTAGTTGGGCGCGAACTGAGTGTCGTTCCTATAGAACCGAAAGTTGTGGTAGTCTCTCAGCCGACGAGAGGACTGGATATAGGAGCCATCGAGTTCATACACACAACTCTGATCTCAATGCGTGACAAGGGTATTGCAATGCTCCTGATTTCAATGGAACTGGACGAAATCTTTTCCCTTTCCGACAGAATACTTGTCTTCTATGAGGGCGAAATAATGGGGGAAGTAACTCCAGATGAAGTCGATCGAGAAGAAATCGGACTGATGATGGCCGGTCACAAAAAGGCCGAAGTCGTCAGGGAACGGAGTGATGAAGGATGAATACAAGCAAAATTTACGCACTATTAGTACCTGTTGTCTCCGTTATTATAGCTCTCCTGATCGCCTCCATTATTATCATAATGATCGGAAAAAATCCGATAACGGCCTATTCCATAATGCTTGACGGTGCATTCGGCAGTCAGGAAGCAGTCGCGGATACAATTATGAAGATGACACCTCTAATTCTAACCGGCCTTGCAGTCGGGTTCGGTTTCAGAGCCGGGGTTTTCAACATAGGTGCAGAGGGCCAAATGACAATGGGAGCGCTCATTGGCGCCAT contains the following coding sequences:
- a CDS encoding ABC transporter ATP-binding protein — encoded protein: MKENNVENLDLSGIAVAMKGIVKTFPSVVANDHVDFQVRQGEIHALVGENGAGKSTLMNQLYGLYTPDEGQIFINGKRTVINEPKDAIDMGIGMVHQHFMLVDNQTVAENVVLGSEPKRGPIKLFMDTGKSRKIVVELSKKFGLAVDVDSYIEDIPVGMQQRVEILKILYRGAEILIFDEPTAVLTPQETEELFKILRVLKENGKTIIFITHKLNEVMAITDRVTVMRLGKVTGQVNTKDTNPRQLATMMVGREVLLRVEKKEKQAGETVLEVRDLHVKDNRNLYTVNGVSFSVRQGEIVGIAGVAGNGQTELIEAITGLRKVEKGNVFLNGKDLTNQTALEIRETGLTHIPENRLKRGMVTQYPVFYNLILGKQDEEPFSQEGFINLKAVKEFSREVVDTFDVRPKNINMLAGNLSGGNQQKVVVGRELSVVPIEPKVVVVSQPTRGLDIGAIEFIHTTLISMRDKGIAMLLISMELDEIFSLSDRILVFYEGEIMGEVTPDEVDREEIGLMMAGHKKAEVVRERSDEG